A part of Myxococcales bacterium genomic DNA contains:
- a CDS encoding tetratricopeptide repeat protein → MSTNRDQIDNISRSSLHNARGIELAERGWLDEAVKEFQKAISNAPDSAQGYDNLGTVYADKGDLLSALGAYTKALSLEPDSSCALHNLGCFLANHGAQLASTCFRRSFKIDRDFYQSRFNLGLCLAGEGKHEQALCHFEKALEQSEGDCEIRFYLAQSLIALGQNVRAIKELNKVVFEQENNDAAWLSIGTCYSAQGFLDEAQKAYTQAIKINSDNIDAVLQLASLLGRQKRKKESDLLLKRAQKLDYKQTMSFIENDEYLCKKS, encoded by the coding sequence ATGTCAACCAATCGTGATCAAATAGATAATATATCCCGTTCTAGTTTGCATAATGCACGCGGTATTGAGTTAGCTGAACGCGGTTGGCTCGATGAAGCGGTAAAGGAATTTCAAAAAGCAATTTCAAATGCACCAGACTCTGCGCAAGGATATGACAACTTGGGAACGGTCTATGCCGACAAAGGAGATTTATTGTCGGCTCTTGGTGCATATACAAAAGCTTTGTCACTTGAGCCTGACAGTTCTTGTGCACTGCACAACCTTGGATGTTTTTTAGCTAACCATGGTGCTCAACTTGCATCGACATGTTTTCGTCGTTCTTTTAAAATCGACAGAGATTTTTATCAGTCGCGTTTTAACTTAGGTCTGTGCTTGGCCGGTGAAGGAAAACATGAACAGGCATTGTGTCATTTTGAAAAAGCTCTTGAACAAAGTGAGGGAGATTGTGAGATCCGCTTTTATTTAGCACAGTCGCTTATTGCATTGGGACAGAATGTGCGTGCAATAAAGGAGCTCAATAAAGTTGTTTTTGAGCAAGAGAACAATGATGCGGCGTGGTTGAGTATAGGGACTTGTTATAGCGCTCAGGGTTTTTTAGATGAAGCTCAAAAGGCTTATACTCAAGCGATAAAAATAAATAGCGATAACATTGATGCTGTATTGCAGTTGGCGTCGCTGCTTGGGCGACAAAAACGCAAAAAAGAAAGCGACCTGCTTTTAAAACGCGCGCAGAAGCTAGACTATAAGCAGACCATGAGTTTTATTGAAAATGATGAATATCTGTGTAAAAAATCATAA
- a CDS encoding AI-2E family transporter encodes MSHSKNYFDFKSKAFLHKAFLLSLWFALFLTLYLVRTILLPFVLASLLAYVFHPMVGWLGRIKVRGKPLSRAGSVVIIYLTFVFVIAIFSIVFVPQFYSEMVRLAKDTSIFINSIDDQTINDLGRSIEQFFRDYQLPLEISSPALENSPIAQDLQKPNVFSIDLLSVFHSVMNDAVIYLKSQSANIISSAQLFASKIVSFLFTLMLILMLTGFLLVDVDSIKKFFFALVPSNDQERFNDFLGRLDQRLSGVVRGQITICLINAILTLIGLLIFKIKFAFILSAVAGIFSLVPIFGSIISTVPIVLVALTISPFKALLALIWIAAIHVLEANLLNPKILGDSAKIHPVLIVLALLAGEHYYGIVGALVAVPIMSIIITIFSSVLGKAQAMNELVAKPAQNDRISS; translated from the coding sequence TTGAGTCATTCAAAAAATTATTTTGATTTTAAGTCAAAGGCATTTTTACATAAAGCCTTTTTGTTGAGCTTGTGGTTCGCATTATTTCTTACCCTCTATCTGGTGCGAACTATTCTCTTGCCCTTTGTTTTAGCCTCTTTATTAGCCTATGTTTTTCATCCTATGGTGGGATGGCTAGGTCGCATAAAGGTACGGGGGAAACCTTTGTCGAGGGCTGGTTCTGTAGTTATTATTTACCTAACATTTGTTTTTGTTATTGCGATATTTTCTATTGTTTTCGTGCCACAATTTTATTCTGAGATGGTACGGCTTGCAAAAGATACAAGTATATTTATTAACTCTATCGACGATCAAACTATCAATGATTTAGGACGTTCTATAGAACAGTTCTTTCGTGATTATCAGTTACCATTGGAAATCTCTTCTCCTGCGTTAGAAAATTCACCAATTGCGCAAGACTTGCAAAAGCCCAATGTGTTCTCAATTGATCTCTTGAGTGTTTTTCATAGTGTTATGAATGATGCAGTAATATATCTTAAGTCTCAGTCAGCAAATATTATATCAAGTGCTCAATTGTTTGCTTCTAAAATAGTGTCTTTTTTATTTACGCTTATGTTGATCCTAATGTTGACAGGCTTTCTTTTGGTGGATGTTGATAGTATCAAAAAATTCTTTTTTGCTCTGGTGCCAAGCAACGATCAAGAGCGCTTTAATGACTTCTTAGGGCGGCTAGATCAACGCTTGTCAGGAGTGGTGAGAGGGCAAATAACTATATGTTTAATAAATGCTATTTTAACGCTTATAGGTTTATTGATATTTAAGATAAAATTTGCTTTTATATTATCAGCTGTTGCAGGGATTTTTAGTTTAGTTCCAATATTTGGCAGCATTATTAGCACGGTACCTATCGTTTTGGTTGCTTTGACAATCTCACCTTTTAAGGCTTTATTAGCTTTGATTTGGATTGCCGCAATTCATGTGTTAGAAGCAAATTTGCTCAATCCTAAAATACTTGGTGATAGCGCTAAGATTCACCCAGTTTTAATTGTTTTAGCTTTGCTTGCTGGTGAGCATTATTATGGTATAGTTGGTGCTTTAGTTGCAGTGCCAATAATGAGTATTATTATCACGATTTTTTCTTCAGTCTTAGGAAAAGCGCAAGCTATGAATGAACTGGTTGCAAAACCAGCGCAAAATGACAGGATCTCTTCTTAA